In the Terriglobus sp. RCC_193 genome, CAGATACGTGGTGAGAAGTGCTTCGCCGCGAAAGGACGGTAACGCGCGATAAAGCCGAAGGAAGACTTCCTGTGCCAGATCATCCACGTTTTCTCGCGATCCGGTGAGGCGGACAAGCATACGAAACACCATGTCCTGATGTTGCGTGACAACCTGCTCGAAGCTGGCTTGATCGTTCAAGTGAGGGTAAGACCGTGGCGGGCTGCAAAAGTTTCAGAAAAGATTTTGAAACTCACTGTGTGCGCTTCAGTCTAACGCCGGCGAAAAGGAGAAACACCCCATGAATGCTTTTGATAGTCCCTTTGTAGTCCCAGTCGCCGGTTGTGTGATGATTTTGGGTCTTGGTGTCGCCGGTATCTATTCAGAGATTCGCAATAAGGAGTTGCGTTCGCAGGAGCGTGTGGCCATGTTGCAGCGCGGTGTGCCGCTTGCGGACATTGAGCGCATGATGGTGCAAAACGTTGAGAACGAGAAGAGGGTCCGCGATCCATTGCGCAGTCTTGCCATCGCTCGTCGCACTGCGATGGTGCTGCTCTCGGCGGGCGTTGGTCTTGTGGCGTTTGGTGTGATGCTGGATCTGATTCTTCAGGTTCGCGAAACGCTTGTGGTCTGCGGCGTTGGCGTCATCAATCTGTGCATTGGCTTAGGCTTCCTCATCGACTACAACATGCAGAAGCGCGAACTTTCGCGCTTCGGCATGGAAGTGGATTCAGAAGCCTCACTATAAATTCCAGCCGTTAGTTGGTTGGCACGAAAGCCTTTTCCGATATGCCGGAATTTGCCGCAGGCGACGCGGATGCCGTTGCTGCTATCGGTGCCGACGGAGACAGGGGCTGCGCCGGAGCCGATGCGAAGTTCATACGGCTAAGGTCCATGGGCTCTGTCAGGCTGAGAACCACCTGCGTTCCTTCTGGCAGATGCGCCTGGCGATCCTGTTTCAGCCATACCGCCGTACCAAGACCTGCTCCCACTCCTGCTCCAATTAATGCACCCGCTGGGCCGCCAATGATACCACCTGCGGCTGCTGCGCCACCCGTAGTAAGGGACATGGCTGCAAGTGTTCCACCTACGTGGTCCTTGCGAAGGACGTTGCCTTCGCCATCGATGCGAGTATTTGCAAACTGATCTGTATCGACGACCTGCGCGTGCAAGGGGAGACGCGTGCCATCCGGCAGAATAATGGTGTCCATCTGAAGATGAATCAAAGCGGTGCCGCGGATGCGTTTGCCGCCGCGAATCTGCGTGACTCGACCTTCCACAATGGAGCCCTGCGGAATAACGACGCGTCCATCATTCTGAATGTTCTCGGTCAGTTCGCCGCGGAAAGGCGTGTTGGGCTGGGTGGATGCCGTGTCGATGGCGCTGTCGAGTGTGACGTGCAACGAGGTTCCCTCTGGAAGTTCGTTGGGGCGACGCGGTACCTCAGTGACAATGCCGGCGTCGGGGTCTGGCTGCGGCACACGCTGACGCAGCACGGGCGTTCCACCGTAGGGTTTGTAGTCACCGTACGTTTCGGCGGCAGAAGGCTTGGACTGGGGCGTGGATTCTGCCGGTGCGGCTGCGGCAACAGGAGCCGGCTGCGCTACCTGAGGAATGTCCTGCACGTTCTCGGACGGATTGGACACGCCGGACTGTTGTGCAAACGCATTGCCCGCAAGCACTGCGGCAAAAGCAAGGGCGATGGGCATCTTCATCGGGATACAACTCCTCGTTGGTTCTTCTACAAACTCTGCAGCCACGCATATTCAAGGCTAGAAGAGTAGACGTGATTGTGGTGCATTCATCTTGCGGGCTGAATCCAGAGGGTAAACGCGAAGTTTCAGGGGAAGGCGTACACGAAAGTTACCGCTTTCCTTTGCTAAAATGACCCGGGAGCGTAGGCTTGGTTGCGCATTGCACGGGCCTTATTGCTTCGACGAAATTTTCTTCTTTTAGACACCATGGCAGAAATTCTGGAGACGATACTTGGCACGAGCGGAAGCCGCATCGCCGTGGATCGTCGTCCCAAGCTGAATGAACGGCTGCAACATCGCATCCTCGCGCCCCAAACGGCCGAAGGGAAAGGCAACATGACTGAAATCATTGCAATTAAGGCGCGGGAGATTCTGGACAGCCGCGGTAATCCGACCGTAGAAGCCGACGTGATCCTGTCCGGCGGAGCCATTGGCCGTGCGGCGGTTCCCAGCGGCGCCAGCACCGGCGAACACGAGGCCGTGGAGCTGCGTGACGGTGACAAGGAAGTCTATCTGGGCAAGGGCGTGATGCAGGCCGTGGAGAACGTCGAAAGCGCCATCGCGCCAGAACTGTCTGGTATTGACGCGACGAATCAGCGCCTGATTGACGCCACCATGTTGCAATTGGATGGCACGCCGAATAAGGGCAATCTTGGCGCGAATGCGATTCTGGCTGTTTCCATGGCCACCGCGCGCGCTGCTGCGAATGCGCTGAAGCTCCCGCTGTATCGCTACCTGGGAGGCGTGAATGCCTG is a window encoding:
- a CDS encoding DUF6249 domain-containing protein, with the protein product MNAFDSPFVVPVAGCVMILGLGVAGIYSEIRNKELRSQERVAMLQRGVPLADIERMMVQNVENEKRVRDPLRSLAIARRTAMVLLSAGVGLVAFGVMLDLILQVRETLVVCGVGVINLCIGLGFLIDYNMQKRELSRFGMEVDSEASL